From the genome of Rarobacter incanus, one region includes:
- a CDS encoding DNA gyrase/topoisomerase IV subunit B, with translation MSETSNYTAHHLTVLEGLEAVRKRPGMYIGSTDSRGLMHCLWEIIDNSVDEALAGFCTQIDVTLHDDGSVTVADNGRGIPVDIEPKTGLSGVEVVFTKLHAGGKFGGGSYNASGGLHGVGASVVNALSARLDVEVDRSSKTYRMSFRRGEPGTFADGASGPTQDAAFTPAASPELAVVAKAKRGTSGTRVRYWADRQIFPRSAEFSYEDLVDRARQTSFLVPGLKITIKDERSAASQPTDPDGGAGDRGGPPATQVFLHTGGTADFVDFLAPDAGVTDTWTLRGEGTFKETVPVLDERGHMTPREVARECEVDISLRWGTGYDTTVRSFVNIIATPKGGSHVAGFEAGLLKTIRKAVDANARKLKISAKDSRERIEKDDALAGLTAVVTVRLAEPQFEGQTKEVLGTAPVRAIVARIIEKKLTEKLNSPKRDEKAQSAIVLEKIVSEMRARISARKMKEISRRKNALETSSLPAKLADCRSDDVARSELFIVEGDSALGTAKLARSSDFQALLPIRGKILNVQKASIADMLKNAECASIIQVLGAGSGRTFDLSAARYGKIILMTDADVDGAHIRTLLLTLFFRYMRPLLEAGRVYAAVPPLHRIEVAGRRGREYVYTYSEAELDRTVRRLKKAGRKVKDDIQRYKGLGEMDADQLAETTMDPRHRTLRRVTAADAKVADEVFDLLMGSDVAPRKEFIVSNAAGIDLSRIDA, from the coding sequence ATGAGCGAGACATCCAACTACACCGCGCACCACCTCACCGTTCTTGAGGGACTGGAGGCCGTGAGAAAACGCCCTGGTATGTACATCGGGTCCACAGATTCCCGTGGCCTCATGCACTGCCTGTGGGAGATCATCGACAACTCGGTCGATGAGGCATTGGCAGGGTTTTGCACGCAAATTGATGTCACGCTGCATGACGATGGGTCCGTCACGGTCGCGGACAACGGACGCGGAATTCCCGTTGATATTGAGCCCAAGACCGGCCTGAGCGGGGTCGAAGTGGTCTTCACGAAGCTTCACGCGGGCGGAAAATTTGGGGGCGGGTCGTATAACGCTTCGGGAGGTTTGCACGGGGTCGGCGCATCGGTCGTCAACGCGCTCTCTGCGCGCCTCGACGTGGAGGTCGATCGTTCCTCCAAGACGTATCGAATGAGTTTTCGCCGCGGCGAACCGGGAACATTTGCGGACGGTGCCAGCGGACCGACCCAAGACGCGGCATTTACCCCGGCGGCTTCGCCTGAGCTGGCCGTCGTCGCCAAGGCGAAGCGGGGGACCTCCGGCACCCGGGTCCGCTACTGGGCGGATCGGCAGATTTTCCCGCGCAGCGCGGAATTCTCCTACGAGGATTTGGTCGATCGCGCGCGGCAAACGAGCTTCCTGGTGCCCGGCCTGAAAATCACGATCAAGGACGAGCGCTCCGCTGCATCGCAACCAACTGATCCTGACGGCGGCGCTGGAGACCGCGGCGGCCCGCCCGCAACTCAGGTCTTCTTGCACACCGGGGGCACGGCCGATTTCGTCGACTTCCTGGCTCCCGACGCGGGAGTGACCGACACGTGGACGCTGCGTGGTGAGGGCACTTTCAAGGAGACCGTCCCGGTGCTCGACGAGCGCGGGCACATGACTCCCCGCGAGGTCGCGCGTGAGTGCGAAGTGGACATCTCATTGCGGTGGGGGACTGGGTATGACACGACGGTGCGCTCGTTCGTCAATATCATCGCGACACCGAAGGGCGGATCCCACGTTGCCGGGTTTGAAGCAGGACTCCTCAAGACGATCCGCAAGGCCGTCGATGCCAACGCGCGGAAGCTGAAGATTTCGGCGAAGGACTCGCGTGAACGCATCGAAAAGGACGACGCGCTCGCCGGGCTGACCGCCGTTGTCACCGTCCGCCTCGCCGAGCCCCAGTTCGAAGGGCAAACGAAGGAGGTGCTGGGCACCGCGCCGGTTCGCGCCATCGTCGCCAGAATCATCGAGAAGAAGCTCACCGAGAAGCTCAACTCGCCCAAGCGCGATGAGAAGGCACAGTCCGCTATCGTGCTCGAGAAGATCGTCTCCGAGATGCGGGCCCGGATATCGGCGCGCAAGATGAAGGAGATTTCGAGGCGAAAGAACGCGCTCGAGACCAGCTCGCTGCCCGCAAAACTTGCCGATTGCCGTTCCGACGACGTCGCTCGTTCCGAATTGTTCATCGTCGAGGGCGATTCCGCACTGGGAACCGCAAAGCTTGCGCGATCGTCGGATTTCCAGGCACTATTGCCGATCCGCGGGAAGATCCTGAACGTGCAAAAGGCCTCGATTGCGGACATGCTCAAGAACGCCGAATGCGCCTCGATCATCCAGGTGCTTGGCGCCGGATCCGGGCGGACATTCGATCTTTCCGCCGCCCGATACGGCAAAATCATCTTGATGACGGATGCCGACGTGGACGGCGCCCACATTCGCACGCTACTGCTCACCCTTTTCTTCCGGTACATGCGCCCGCTGCTAGAAGCGGGGCGAGTGTACGCGGCCGTGCCGCCGCTGCACCGCATCGAGGTTGCGGGGCGCCGGGGGCGCGAGTACGTCTACACCTACTCCGAGGCGGAACTCGACCGGACCGTGCGTAGGCTGAAGAAGGCCGGACGCAAGGTGAAGGACGATATCCAGCGGTACAAGGGCCTGGGTGAGATGGACGCTGACCAGCTCGCGGAGACAACGATGGATCCGCGACATCGCACGCTGCGCCGTGTCACGGCCGCCGACGCGAAGGTCGCCGACGAGGTGTTCGATCTGCTCATGGGAAGCGATGTGGCTCCCCGCAAGGAATTCATCGTTTCGAACGCGGCGGGGATCGATTTGAGCCGCATCGACGCTTAG
- a CDS encoding DUF7455 domain-containing protein: protein MSAEPAELTAADRCDRCGARAYVRVTLPVGELLFCAHHAREHASSYEDIATHIQDETDKLYS from the coding sequence ATGAGTGCAGAGCCAGCGGAACTGACCGCGGCAGATAGGTGCGACCGGTGCGGCGCACGCGCCTACGTGCGCGTGACACTCCCGGTTGGCGAGTTACTGTTCTGCGCACACCACGCGCGCGAGCATGCAAGCAGTTACGAGGACATCGCAACTCACATCCAGGACGAGACAGACAAGCTTTACTCGTAG
- a CDS encoding RNA polymerase sigma factor has translation MANSQTSDSYPAALQHAQLRQLFDDGKRSGQVTAQQLRIACEVAQVEGAKALRAVLNALSDASITIVELRESAVAAARSTAKESVTASTGTAKATTRKRAATKKAAAGDTADEAAAVSEKTPAKKTATRRTSAKAAATDATQADTTAPTADKAESKKTPAKKPATRRKTATVEADESGESELTDAAEPVKKAPRKRATATKAAPKRRSAAAKAAKDQDADDVEVDPDVVIEDLAGDSDDDSEAAPEGSARKEPAAKEEHEESRGFVVSDADDDDAPAQQVVTAGATADPVKDYLKQIGKVALLNAEQEVELAKRIEAGLYAEYITKNEGPFEGKKKREFEWIIKDGRRAKNHLLEANLRLVVSLAKRYTGRGMLFLDLIQEGNLGLIRAVEKFDYTKGYKFSTYATWWIRQAITRAMADQARTIRIPVHMVEVINKLARVQRQMLQDLGREPTPEELAFELDMTPEKVVEVQKYGREPISLHTPLGEDGDSEFGDLIEDSEAIVPADAVSFTLLQEQLRQVLDTLSDRESGVVSMRFGLTDGQPRTLDDIGKVYGVTRERIRQIESKTMSKLRHPSRSQVLRDYLD, from the coding sequence GTGGCGAACTCGCAGACATCAGATTCCTATCCCGCTGCCCTCCAGCATGCCCAACTGCGGCAGCTGTTCGACGATGGGAAGCGTTCCGGTCAGGTGACCGCGCAACAATTGCGCATAGCCTGTGAGGTTGCGCAGGTCGAAGGTGCCAAGGCCCTGCGTGCTGTACTCAACGCACTGTCCGACGCATCCATCACGATCGTTGAGTTGCGCGAAAGCGCGGTTGCGGCGGCGCGGTCGACTGCAAAGGAATCGGTTACCGCGAGCACCGGGACCGCGAAAGCCACGACACGGAAGCGCGCTGCGACCAAGAAGGCGGCCGCAGGTGATACGGCTGACGAGGCCGCCGCGGTGAGCGAAAAGACTCCGGCCAAGAAGACGGCGACCAGGCGGACGAGCGCTAAGGCCGCTGCGACGGATGCAACCCAGGCCGATACGACCGCACCGACGGCGGATAAAGCGGAATCGAAAAAGACGCCTGCCAAGAAACCAGCAACGCGTCGCAAGACCGCAACCGTTGAAGCGGACGAATCTGGCGAGAGCGAGCTAACGGATGCGGCAGAGCCTGTGAAGAAGGCCCCGCGCAAGCGAGCAACCGCGACGAAGGCGGCGCCAAAGAGGCGGAGCGCGGCCGCAAAGGCGGCGAAGGATCAAGACGCCGACGACGTTGAAGTCGATCCCGACGTCGTGATCGAGGATCTGGCCGGCGACAGCGATGACGACAGCGAGGCAGCGCCCGAAGGCTCGGCGCGCAAGGAGCCCGCGGCAAAGGAAGAGCACGAGGAATCGCGCGGTTTCGTAGTCTCCGACGCGGACGATGACGACGCTCCCGCGCAACAGGTCGTCACGGCGGGCGCTACGGCCGACCCAGTCAAGGACTACCTGAAGCAGATCGGTAAGGTCGCGCTTCTCAACGCCGAGCAGGAAGTTGAGCTTGCCAAGCGTATCGAAGCTGGCCTTTATGCCGAATACATCACGAAGAACGAAGGGCCGTTCGAAGGCAAGAAGAAGCGTGAATTCGAGTGGATTATCAAGGATGGGCGTCGCGCTAAGAATCACCTGCTCGAAGCCAACTTGCGGCTCGTTGTTTCGCTTGCGAAGCGCTACACGGGGCGCGGGATGCTGTTCCTCGACCTCATCCAGGAGGGGAACCTGGGCCTGATTCGTGCGGTCGAAAAGTTCGACTACACCAAGGGCTACAAGTTCTCGACCTACGCGACGTGGTGGATCCGCCAGGCGATCACGCGCGCAATGGCGGACCAAGCACGCACGATCCGTATCCCCGTCCACATGGTAGAGGTCATCAACAAGCTCGCACGCGTCCAACGGCAGATGCTGCAGGATCTTGGGCGTGAACCGACCCCCGAAGAGTTGGCATTTGAGCTGGACATGACTCCTGAAAAGGTCGTCGAGGTCCAAAAGTATGGCCGCGAACCTATTTCGTTGCACACGCCGCTTGGCGAGGACGGTGATAGCGAGTTCGGTGACCTGATCGAGGATTCGGAAGCGATAGTGCCGGCGGATGCCGTGAGCTTTACGTTGCTCCAGGAGCAGCTACGCCAGGTTCTCGACACGCTTTCGGACCGCGAGTCGGGCGTGGTGTCGATGCGTTTTGGTCTCACCGACGGTCAGCCGCGCACGCTCGACGACATCGGCAAGGTGTACGGCGTAACTCGTGAACGTATCCGCCAGATCGAGTCGAAGACAATGTCGAAGCTTCGCCACCCCAGCCGATCGCAGGTGTTGCGCGACTACCTGGACTAG
- a CDS encoding DUF4192 domain-containing protein codes for MNNIVRVSDPRELLAFIPYQIGYHPSDSAVVVSLRGHRHRLGVIARADLSDLRADGRLAQALGDFLQRDGAVMSIVVVYSESRGTWENAVRPLVAACGRFSEVQVWWVCRDRFSRADPEALDRSQFEWGTDRAVGDLSTTQVSATMVAHGAVIGESRQALGDVPELRPEESQRVWRAGDRWAVARRSHPERWTAESLDLWDGVLDAAVARFGDVPLAFADIPPVTWAKLGTSLRDVGVRDGVILRCAARALGIPNVAESGDSPGDIASVMRTIVTGAGTPCVPDPGILESVCGVMRIATSATRRKHRCDGLAVLGLLAWWEGSGARAREYCNRALAVRPGHGLAHLVAELLDRGIAPGWVDATRTEHARFAAE; via the coding sequence ATGAACAATATCGTGCGTGTTTCGGATCCTCGCGAACTGCTGGCCTTTATCCCTTACCAAATCGGGTATCACCCGTCCGATTCGGCGGTGGTGGTGTCGCTGCGAGGCCATCGACATAGGTTGGGAGTTATTGCACGTGCGGATCTCAGCGACCTGCGTGCGGATGGTCGACTGGCCCAAGCCTTGGGTGATTTCTTGCAACGCGATGGCGCTGTTATGTCAATCGTTGTCGTTTACAGCGAATCACGCGGGACGTGGGAGAACGCGGTTCGTCCCCTGGTCGCTGCCTGTGGACGGTTCAGCGAGGTGCAGGTTTGGTGGGTTTGCCGGGATCGATTTTCGAGGGCAGACCCGGAAGCACTTGATCGTTCTCAATTCGAGTGGGGAACGGATCGTGCGGTTGGTGACCTTTCGACCACCCAGGTGAGCGCGACAATGGTCGCGCACGGTGCTGTCATCGGTGAGTCTAGGCAAGCTTTGGGCGATGTACCCGAACTGCGACCCGAAGAATCACAGCGAGTATGGCGTGCAGGTGATCGATGGGCCGTTGCGCGCCGATCACATCCGGAACGCTGGACGGCCGAATCACTGGATCTGTGGGATGGAGTTCTGGATGCAGCCGTCGCACGCTTCGGTGACGTGCCTTTGGCGTTTGCAGATATCCCCCCTGTGACGTGGGCGAAATTGGGTACTAGTCTGCGTGATGTGGGGGTTCGCGACGGGGTCATATTGCGCTGTGCCGCGCGGGCGTTGGGAATCCCGAACGTGGCCGAATCGGGTGATTCCCCGGGAGACATCGCGTCAGTGATGAGGACCATCGTGACCGGCGCTGGCACCCCATGTGTTCCGGATCCGGGCATCCTGGAGTCGGTTTGCGGCGTGATGCGCATAGCCACATCAGCGACACGACGTAAACATCGGTGCGATGGGCTGGCTGTCCTGGGGTTGCTGGCGTGGTGGGAGGGAAGCGGCGCTCGCGCGCGCGAATACTGCAATCGCGCGTTGGCCGTGCGGCCCGGGCATGGTTTGGCGCATCTGGTCGCGGAATTGCTCGATCGAGGTATAGCTCCCGGGTGGGTCGATGCGACGAGGACAGAGCATGCACGCTTCGCGGCTGAATAG
- a CDS encoding polyprenyl synthetase family protein, with product MPAATSPADDLQLEQQFQAQLTAEIAAATASLRRIATSLGEIDGGPVDAIEALMAGGKRMRARLCFWSWQGHRARAISGTRADTDTVPVLAAASAIEFFQAAALLHDDIIDRSATRRGKPAAHKAFASSHRTMGMVGDDAHFGVGAAILAGDLALIQANDLAAHAGQLAGVAPAFNAAWHRMGVGVTLGQYLDLASEAAPAWGQDPAHDEQRAWEVIVAKTAQYSVEYPLRFGAILAGASEEELDEMSRVGIPLGEAFQLRDDVLGVFGDPKVTGKPAGDDIRENKRTVLLARTMAALRTADQERLGALVNSGSYADSDVEWVTEMMVTSGAIDQVEGIINHKYAQATAALAESSLSRRAQETLRHLADQTVRRDR from the coding sequence ATGCCCGCCGCGACATCTCCCGCTGACGATCTCCAACTAGAACAACAATTCCAGGCTCAACTCACCGCGGAGATCGCCGCGGCGACCGCGTCGCTGCGGCGAATCGCAACGTCGCTCGGTGAAATCGATGGCGGTCCGGTGGATGCAATTGAAGCCCTGATGGCGGGCGGCAAACGGATGCGCGCCAGACTCTGCTTTTGGTCGTGGCAAGGCCACCGCGCCAGAGCCATCTCGGGAACGCGCGCGGACACCGACACGGTCCCGGTTCTTGCGGCCGCATCTGCAATTGAGTTCTTCCAGGCGGCCGCGCTGCTGCACGACGACATCATCGACAGGTCTGCCACTCGCCGCGGAAAACCAGCCGCACACAAGGCATTCGCCTCGTCGCACCGAACGATGGGCATGGTCGGCGACGATGCACACTTTGGCGTTGGCGCGGCAATACTAGCGGGCGACCTGGCCCTCATCCAGGCAAACGACCTCGCCGCACACGCAGGGCAACTGGCCGGAGTCGCGCCGGCCTTCAACGCTGCCTGGCACCGGATGGGCGTCGGCGTGACGCTCGGCCAATACTTGGACCTTGCGAGCGAAGCGGCTCCCGCGTGGGGTCAGGATCCCGCGCACGATGAACAGCGAGCTTGGGAAGTAATCGTCGCCAAAACAGCCCAGTATTCGGTCGAGTATCCGTTGCGTTTCGGTGCGATTCTTGCCGGAGCTTCCGAGGAAGAACTCGATGAAATGTCGCGCGTGGGAATCCCTCTCGGCGAGGCGTTCCAACTCCGTGATGATGTCCTGGGAGTCTTTGGGGATCCAAAAGTCACAGGAAAGCCCGCCGGTGACGATATACGCGAAAACAAACGAACCGTCCTGCTCGCGCGCACGATGGCGGCGCTGAGAACAGCCGATCAGGAGCGGCTGGGCGCCCTCGTCAATTCTGGTTCTTACGCAGATTCCGATGTCGAATGGGTTACGGAGATGATGGTCACCTCCGGCGCGATCGACCAGGTCGAGGGGATCATCAACCACAAGTACGCGCAAGCGACCGCGGCACTTGCCGAATCCTCACTATCACGTCGCGCCCAAGAAACGCTGCGACACCTTGCAGACCAGACCGTTCGCCGGGATCGGTGA
- a CDS encoding Rv2175c family DNA-binding protein, producing the protein MTIGLTKSDIAERISRIEWISVPEFAERLGTSAANVRGALQARRIVGRKHSHQVGALIPDIFLVPRHLSNPADPGPAPAAGEPEQLVILPALRGTITVLADHGFSDDEILDWLLTDHDELGESPVSALLRGHTSAVRRVAQVLD; encoded by the coding sequence ATGACAATTGGGCTTACTAAGAGTGACATTGCGGAGCGAATTTCGCGGATTGAGTGGATTTCGGTGCCGGAGTTTGCGGAGAGGCTTGGAACGTCTGCCGCCAATGTCCGCGGCGCGTTACAGGCACGGCGGATCGTCGGACGTAAGCACTCGCACCAGGTCGGGGCATTGATTCCCGACATTTTCTTGGTTCCGCGCCACCTTTCAAATCCAGCAGATCCGGGACCTGCTCCCGCCGCTGGGGAGCCTGAGCAACTGGTAATCCTGCCGGCGCTGCGTGGGACTATCACCGTTTTGGCTGATCATGGCTTTTCCGACGACGAGATTCTAGATTGGCTGCTGACCGACCACGACGAACTGGGGGAGAGCCCCGTGTCGGCTCTCTTGCGTGGGCACACTAGCGCCGTCCGCAGGGTCGCGCAGGTGCTGGACTAA
- the pknB gene encoding Stk1 family PASTA domain-containing Ser/Thr kinase — protein MTLSAGDRLVDTTIDGRYRIRRRLASGGMATVYLATDLRLDRDVAVKVMHEHLAHGPHGSDFAARFRREARSAARLAHPHLVAVHDQGVDADVSYLVMEYVSGPNLRRLLVAEPPMTVRDALRIIREALDALAAVHAAGLVHRDIKPENILLTPTGSVKVADFGLARAVTEVTAASTGTVMGTVAYLSPELITSGKADARTDVYAIGATLFEMLTGHQLFEGDTPIQIALQHLQSEAPRPSEISPWLPSEIDDFVAQMTTRDPDNRIPSAGVALAAIKRVESVLSEGVLAHTVTPPPATGDAANTIETSRDGQLSAEDHDPDRDSKDAVEGSGDEQGRESAHTVSLHIQPTQAAPVVRSAPHDRPARTPRRRRRPLLVLTIMLALALAGTVGASVWYQTLGPGAYTSVPEQLVGQTIDDATAALTAASLVADQETAYSDTIPNGLIVSTDPESAERVRRGTTVTLVISQGVEYRDVPDEIVGKKLAEVQDAITSAGFPAPTVEREFSDTVDKGVIIASSVPQGSRHPHNTTITLTVSKGKEPVEVPNLAQMTTTEAESVLANRGLNLKVGKKQYDDSIPEGAIVSQVPAAGSQSYRTATVTVVTSRGPKPVEVPNVVGMSESDATTTLKDAGFEVKADRYLGAILDRVRFQSEDAGTKIPPGTTITITVW, from the coding sequence GTGACTCTTTCCGCAGGCGACAGGCTCGTCGATACGACCATTGATGGTCGTTATCGAATTCGGCGCCGCCTAGCCAGCGGCGGAATGGCTACGGTCTACCTTGCGACCGACTTGCGGCTGGATCGCGACGTCGCGGTCAAGGTCATGCACGAGCATCTGGCCCACGGCCCGCACGGCTCCGACTTCGCGGCCCGTTTCCGCAGGGAGGCACGCTCGGCCGCCAGGCTCGCCCACCCCCATTTGGTCGCCGTCCACGACCAAGGCGTTGATGCCGATGTTTCGTACCTCGTCATGGAATACGTCTCGGGACCAAACCTGCGTCGGCTCCTGGTCGCAGAGCCGCCTATGACCGTCCGCGATGCGCTCCGCATCATCCGCGAAGCACTGGACGCCCTCGCGGCGGTGCATGCCGCTGGCCTGGTACATCGCGACATAAAGCCCGAAAACATCCTGCTCACGCCAACGGGCTCGGTAAAAGTCGCTGATTTCGGTCTTGCTCGCGCGGTGACCGAAGTGACGGCGGCCTCAACCGGGACCGTCATGGGAACGGTTGCCTACCTCAGCCCCGAGCTCATTACCAGCGGGAAAGCAGACGCTCGCACGGATGTCTATGCGATCGGGGCGACGCTCTTCGAAATGCTCACGGGCCACCAACTTTTCGAAGGCGACACTCCGATCCAGATCGCCCTCCAGCATCTCCAATCGGAGGCCCCCCGCCCCAGTGAAATCTCGCCCTGGCTGCCCTCCGAAATCGACGACTTCGTCGCGCAAATGACGACACGTGATCCCGACAATCGCATCCCAAGCGCGGGCGTAGCCCTCGCCGCAATCAAGCGCGTCGAATCCGTTCTGTCAGAAGGCGTTCTGGCGCATACGGTGACGCCTCCGCCAGCCACCGGTGACGCAGCCAACACCATCGAAACGAGCCGCGACGGCCAACTGAGCGCCGAGGATCACGACCCCGATCGGGACTCCAAGGACGCTGTCGAAGGCTCGGGCGATGAGCAGGGACGCGAATCGGCGCACACGGTCTCGCTCCACATACAGCCGACCCAGGCCGCCCCGGTAGTTCGTTCGGCGCCGCACGATCGTCCAGCGCGCACGCCGCGCCGCAGGCGCCGCCCCCTGCTTGTTCTCACGATCATGCTGGCCTTGGCGCTGGCCGGGACGGTCGGCGCAAGCGTCTGGTACCAGACTTTGGGCCCCGGCGCATATACCAGCGTCCCGGAACAACTCGTTGGGCAAACCATCGACGACGCGACCGCCGCCCTCACGGCAGCATCGTTAGTAGCCGACCAGGAAACGGCCTACTCCGACACCATCCCAAACGGGCTTATCGTCAGCACCGACCCAGAATCGGCCGAACGCGTGCGCAGAGGCACCACGGTCACCCTGGTGATATCCCAAGGGGTGGAGTACCGGGATGTCCCCGATGAGATCGTCGGGAAGAAGCTCGCGGAGGTGCAGGATGCGATCACGAGCGCCGGGTTCCCCGCACCAACGGTCGAACGCGAATTCTCCGACACCGTGGATAAGGGAGTGATCATTGCATCCTCGGTCCCGCAAGGTTCGCGCCACCCACACAACACCACGATCACCCTCACCGTCTCGAAGGGCAAGGAGCCGGTCGAGGTCCCCAATCTGGCCCAGATGACCACCACCGAAGCCGAATCCGTGCTGGCCAACCGCGGCCTGAATCTCAAGGTCGGGAAGAAGCAGTACGACGACTCGATTCCGGAAGGCGCAATCGTCTCGCAGGTACCTGCGGCGGGTTCACAGTCGTATCGCACTGCCACCGTAACGGTTGTGACGTCGCGGGGCCCGAAACCTGTGGAAGTGCCCAA